Sequence from the Neptunomonas japonica JAMM 1380 genome:
GGCGGTTAAAGCCAATGAGTCGATCATGATTGTTGGTGATTTTGATTGTGATGGTGCGACCAGTACTGCTGTTGCTGTATTGGGGTTGCGAATGATGGGGGCGACTAATATTGATTACTTAGTACCGAATCGTTTTGAGTATGGCTATGGATTAAGCCCAGAGATTGTTGATGTCGCTTTTACTCAATCACCACAGTTATTAGTCACGGTTGATAATGGTATCTCCAGTGTAGAGGGGGTGGCGCGCGCCAATCAACTCGGTATGGATGTTGTGGTAACAGATCACCACCTAGCTGGGCATGTTATTCCGCAGGCGGTGGCGATTGTTAACCCTAATCAGCCGGGGTGTAGCTTTGAAGCAAAATCGACTTGCGGTGTGGGTGTTATATTTTATGTGTTAATCGCACTGAGGCGAGCGCTTCAGGCAGAAAGCTGGTTTGAGGGAAGTGGTATGCCAGCACCTAACTTGGCATCGTTACTTGATCTTGTTGCGCTGGGCACTGTCGCTGATGTCGTGGCGCTAGAACACAACAACCGAACATTGGTATATCAGGGATTACAACGTATTCGTGCAGGATACGCACGCCCGGGTTTACTCGCATTAATAGAGATAGCGGGACGGCGTAAAGAACGCTTGGTCGCCAGTGATCTTGGCTTTGCTGTAGCACCGCGTTTGAATGCGGCGGGGCGCCTTGAAGATATGTCGATTGGTATTGAATGCTTGTTGGCAGATGATCCAGAATATGCGCGTGAATTAGCGCAGACGTTAGACCAGCTCAATTTGGATAGGCGTGCGATAGAGCAAGATATGCAACAACAAGCATTGAGTTGGTTGGATGAAATGCACTTTGATATAGATACGCTGCCTTACGGTGTGTGTTTATATGATGAAGGTTGGCATCAGGGTGTTGTCGGCATTCTGGCTTCTCGCATAAAAGATCGCACTCATCGCCCCGTCATTGCATTTGCTCCTGGTGAAAATGGAGAGATAAAAGGTTCGGCTCGCTCTATACCGGGCTTGCATATTCGTGATGCGCTCGATCAAATTGCGAGTAGGTTTCCTGAATTAATTAGCAAATTTGGAGGCCATGCCATGGCCGCGGGCTTGACGATTGCTGCCACAGGTTTGGAGCGTTTTCGAGAGGTATTTGATGAGGTTGTTCGAGAGCAGCTCTCTAAAGAAGATTTAGAACAGCGGTTAGAGACCGATGGAGTGTTGCAGGCTACCGACATGACACTTGCATTAGCTGAAAATATTCGCGAAGCAGGGCCATGGGGGCACCAGTTTCCTGAGCCGTTGTTTGATGGTGTCTTTAGAGTATTGCAGCAAAGAATTGTAGGTCAACGTCATTTAAAAATTGTATTGATGGAGCGCGACTCTGGTTTAGCACTTGATGGTATTCAGTTTAATACGGATTTAGCAGTATGGCCCGACGAGAACATTAATAGTGTTCGTGCTGTTTATAAATTAGATGTAAATGAGTTCAGGGGACAGCAATCAGTTCAGTTAATGATTGAATATTTGGAACCTGTTGTTGAGAAATAAGAGGAAAATAAGATGAAAGATTTAACACTCACTGAGTTGGCTACCTTAATTGCTGTTTTTGAACGCGCAGTTTTAACAGAGCAGGATAAAAACGAGCAGGGGATGTTTGAGCGCATAAAACTGGCTCATGCAGAAAGGCTAGAGCTGGAAAGCATGGACTTTGATGATTGTCTTGGTGGTGCCTGCAAACTGTAAATGTTGTGCCTGTAGAGTCTAGTAATAAGTGTGAGTACCAATAACTGAGAAGAATATGGCTGAATTAAAACCTTATTATATTGGTGCTCATGTTAGCGCTGCAGGGGGCGTTGAAAATGCCCCTTTGAATGCCAAAAAATTGAGTGCTAATGCGTTTGCTTTTTTTACGAAAAACCAGCGCCGCTGGGATGCAAAGCCGTTGACCACAAGAAGCATCTCATTATTTAAAGAACGCTGCCAAAAATTGGGCTTCTCCTCGGAACAAATACTGCCGCATGACAGTTATTTGATCAACTTAGGCCACCCTGAGGTTGATGCTTTAGATAAATCTCGACTAGCGTTTGTGGATGAAATACAGCGCTGTCAGCAATTAGGGCTGAAATATCTGAATTTTCATCCGGGTAGTCATTTACGTGTGCTTTCAGAGGCAGAGAGTCTTGATAGAGTATCTGAATCTATTAACTTTGCTTTGTCTGAAACGGATGATGTTATTGCTGTAATAGAAACAACAGCAGGGCAAGGAAGCAACCTAGGTTATAATTTTTCGCAAATAGCGCAGATTATTGATGGGGTTTTTGATAAGCAGCGAGTCGGTGTATGTATTGATACTTGCCATATTTTTGCAGCGGGCTACCCATTAAATACCTATGCTGAATGCCAGAGTACGTTTAGTGAGTTTGCTGAGAAAGTTGGTTTTGAATACTTATGTGGGATGCACTTAAATGATTCAAAAGTTGCGCTAGGTGCACGTGTCGACCGCCATCATAGTCTTGGGCAGGGAGAGATAGGGCTCGAAGTCTTTAAGTTTATCATGCAGGATGAGCGTTTTAGAGGAGTCCCCCTTGTACTCGAAACTATTGATGAAACTGTGTGGGCTGAAGAGATTCAGATGCTGAGAAGTTTTAGTGTTCATCAATAGCAGTTCTTAAAATAGGGGCTATACTTATTTCAACTTAAGTTTATAGCGCCGAATTATCATGTTGCTAAAAAATATTGCCAAAACAATATGTTGGCAGTTTTCTTTGGTTTTCTTCTTTTTGTTGATGAATGTATCAACGCTTGTGAAAGCTGATTTAGGCTATACCCCCACTGTGTTGGTGATAAACTCTTATCATCAGGGCTTTCCGTGGTCTGATGGTATTTATTCAGGTTTTAAAAAAGTAATAGATGGCGCTGGTTTTCCTATCGATCTACACGTTGAATATTTAGATACTAAGCGTTTTTCAAGCAAAATAATGTTCCCCTTAGCTGCAGCATTGATGGCAGAGAAAAGTGCCAATAATTTTGACGCTATTGTAGTAACTGATAACAATGCATTAAGTTTCCTAATGAAATACCGGCAATCTCATTTTGCTGAGATTCCTGTTGTTTTTGTAGGTGTGAATTCATACTCAAAAGACTTAATTGGCAATGATCAGTTCATTACGGGTATTGCTGAAACAACTGCCCCTGATGCTAATTATCAACTACTAATGTCGTTACACCCTGATATGACAGAAGTAGTTTTGTTAAGTGACGCTACTCCGACCGGGTTAGCGGAGCAGCAGCGCTTTGTAAAGGCCGCTCAACCATATGTATCTAAGTTTTCTACTCGATCGATAACCGACTGGACCTTGTCAGAATTAAAGCTGCAATTATCAGCATTAGAGCCTGGCACTGTTGTCTTTAGGTTGCCATTACATAGAGATAAAGAAGGTCTTTCTATGACCTTGAAAGAGAGTGTCCGTATTCTATTAGAGAATAGTCCTGTTCCTATTTATTCAGCTTGGGACACTGCTATTGCAGAGGGGATAGTGGGCGGCTATGTAGCGACTTCTGTATTGCAGGGTAAAGTTGCTGGCCAATATCTATTAGAGATTTTAAATGGTAAGCCTGTAGCTGAGTTGCCGGTTATATTGGAAAGTCCTGCAGAGCCCGTTTTTAACGGTATTTCAGCGCAGAAGTACGCTATAGATAAAAAAAGTATCCCTGAAGATAGCGTTATACTTAATCCAGTGAAAGCAAAGGAGTTATCTGACTATTTAATTATTCCTATTGTCTTTTTGCTAGTTGTTTTGAGTGGCTTTATCTTTCAGTGGCGTAGGAAAAAGAACGAGCTTTCACTTTTAAATGATGAGTTTGAGCATGTAGTTGATGAAACATTGTTGCTCAGAACGTTAATGAACTCAAATCCTGATCATATCTATGCAAAAGGATTGGATGGCCGCTATTTGGATTGCAATCAAGCATTTGCAGAGTTTATAGGACAGCCGCGTGAGAGCGTGATAGGAAAACGTGTTGAGGATTTTTTCACAACAGAGAATGTTAATTTAAGTAATGAACAGGATGCAGAGGTTTTTTCTAAAGATAAGGTAACCTGCAAAGAAATATGGGTACGTGGGCTCTCCAGCGCTGATCAGCTGATTGAATGTGTCAAAACACCACTTAAAAACTCTGATGATAAGGTAATCGGTTTGTTGGCTGTGAATCGGGAAATTACTAGCCGACACTTTGAGAATGCTCTGTTAAAACAAAATACGCGGGTATTGGATATGTTGATCCGCGGAGTATCCTTGAGCAATATTCTTTCAGAAATTGTTAAGGGGATCGAGAGTGTTTATTCCAACAGTTTATGTTCTATCCTCTTGCTCGATAAAGAAAAAAACACTTAGTGAGTGGTGCGGCTCCAAGCTTACCGGCTTTCTACAGTGACGCTGTTAATGGGTTAGCAATTGGTGAAGGTGTTGGTGCTTGCGGAACTGCAGCAAGTACGGGTGAGATGGTTATTAGCGCGGATATTCAAAATGACCCTTGCTGGGCTGACTTTAAAGAGCTTACAGCTAAAGCGGGTTTGGCTTCGTGCTGGTCTCAACCTATTTTTGGGTCTTCGCATGAAATATTAGGAACTTTTGCTATTTACCATGGTTACCCGCACCAACCCAATAATGATCATATTGCGATGATGGAGCAGGCATCTCAACTAGTGAGCTTAGCGCTGGAACGAAAGCAAGTTGAAGGTGATTTACAAAAATTGTCTCGTGCAGTCGAGCAAAGCCCAACAATGGTTTTGATTACGGATGAGCGTGGGAAAATCGAATATGTTAATGAGGAGTTTACTGATGTTACAGGGTACTCTTTAGATGAAGTGAGAGGTAAAACGCCTGCTATCTTAAATGCGGGAGAAACCGCCCCCGAATTTTATAAGGAGATGTGGGACGTCATTTTGGAGGGGCATGATTGGCATGGTGAAATTCGTAATAAAACTAAGTCAGGTCAGCCTTATTGGTCGATGCTATCCATTTCACCTATCTTAGATGAAACACATACAATCACACATTTTATTGGTGTTAGTGAAGATATATCGGCACAAAAAAAGACATTAGAGCAGATAGAGCAGCTAGCTTTTTACGACCCGCTTACTTTGTTGGGAAATCGGCGCTTGTTTAAAGAGCAGCTGGATATAGAGCTTAAAAAAGCAAAGCGAAACTCGACAATCTTTGCGTTGTTTTATTTAGATTTAGACAACTTCAAACAGATCAATGACACATTAGGACACGATGCGGGCGATCGTTTGTTACAAGCGATTGCGGGTAGGTTAAAAGGCACTTTACGCCAATCAGATTTGATTGCCCGCATTGGTGGGGATGAGTTTATTGTATTATTAGCTGATGTGGCCGGGGCTGCGGAAGTGGCATCAGTAGCGAATAAATTGCTACAAGCGATTAGTCAACCGGTGCTACTAGGGAGCAGCGAGGTCAAAGCAACCGTTAGCTTGGGTATTACTATGGTGCCTACTGATGGTGATGATTGGGCTGTGTTGATGAAAAATGCAGATCTTGCGATGTATCGAGCCAAGCATAAAGGCCGAAATAATTTTCAGTTTTTCACTCATGAAATGAATGATGAAGTTGTCAATCGTGCCAGCATGGAGCAAGAGCTGCGGAATGCGCTAAACAATAAGGAGTTTTGTGTACATTACCAGCCGCAATGGAGCATTCTAAAAGAGTTACAACCGGTTTGTCTTGAAGCATTAGTTCGCTGGAACCACCCTGAAAGAGGTCAGGTATCTCCTGCAGAATTTATTCCGGTCGCAGAAGATCTTGGGTTGATTGTTGAGTTGGGTGAATGGGTTCTAAATGAAGCATGTAGCCAAGGACGATTGCTCATAGATGCTGGTTACTCAATACGCATGGCTGTGAATTTATCGATGCGTCAATTTTTTGATCCTGAATTACTTAATAAAATTAAAAAGGCGCTGGAGTTACATGGTTTTCCGGCGTCGTTGCTTGAGTTAGAAATAACTGAATCTATGATTATGGAAGAGGTTGATGTGGTGGTAGATACTCTTCATCAGCTTAAACTCTTGGGCGTTTCGTTGTCGATTGATGACTTTGGTACGGGCTACTCATCATTAAGTTACTTGAAGCGCTTGCCTTTTGATCATTTGAAAGTCGATGGTTCCTTTGTTCGCGATATCCCACAAGATAAAAGTGACATGGAAATCACGTCAGCCGTGATCGCAATGGCCCATAAATTAGGTTTGAAGGTTATTGCAGAAGGGATAGAAACACATGAACAGATGGCTTTTTTAAGAGAAAATGGCTGTGAAATGGGACAAGGTTTCTTGCTTGCTCGTCCGGCGCCGTTGGATGATATAATGAAGTATCTTGATGTCGAAATGGATTCATTAGGCGACTAGTTTCATCGCTTTGTCATCAGTCTTGCATATGGTTATATCTTGGCGTTCATGTCACGGTGATTATTATGCAATCCTCTATATTACAGCTGCCATTTTCTGAAGATGAGCAGTTGCTAAGTTCAATACTTGAAATGGGTGGGGTAACGACCTATTTTCAGCCAATATTTGATTTACTCAATGGCGATGTCATTGGACATGAAGCACTCTCAAGAGGTCCGGAAGGGAGTGCATTATACTCTGCGGATAAGCTATTTAAGACGGCGGTTGCTTATGGAAGGCTGCATGAGCTGGAGTTGTTGTGTCGGGAGAAGTCGTTGCAGCAGTTTTCAGAGCTGGCATTGCCAGGGAAATTATTTCTCAATATAAGTGCTTCATTATTGAGTTCATCGGATCACCAGAAGGGCATGACATTAGCCTTGTTAGATTCTCTGAAAATTTCACGGGATCGAATTGTTATTGAGTTATCTGAGCAGCATCCTTATGACCATTTTGGGTTGTCTCGTGCGAGTGTCGAATATTATCGTCATATGGGGTTTAAAATTGCCATTGATGATCTGGGTGTTGGTTATTCGGGCTTACGGCTTTGGTCAGAACTACAGCCTGAATACGTGAAAATTGATAAGCACTTTATCAGTGGTGTTGATAAAGACACGGTGAAGCGTGAATTCGTGCGTTCTATTATTGCTATAGCAAACAGCCTGAAGTGTGAAATTATAGCGGAAGGGATCGAAACACATGCAGAGCTGGAATTACTGCTAGAGCTAGGTGTCGCTAGGGGGCAAGGTTATTTATTAGGTTATCCTGTGCAAGTACCTGATCAGTTCCAAAATAAGCTGCTGCTGAACAAAGCCCGCCGCATTAAGCAAAAGATGCGTCTTGAAGCTGAAGAAACAGTATTATCGCTAGTGCAGCCTGTTCCGGCTGTTAATGAGAATGCTCAACTAAGAGAGTTAGATTTAGCTTTTAAGAAAAATCCAGCGCTACATGTGATTCCTGTTTTAGACAATGGTGCCCCTATTGGTGTTGTTAGGCGACATGACCTTCTTGAATTGTTCTCAACACAGTATGGAAGGGCTTTAAATGAAAGTAGAAGTGTATCCCGTTTATTAAAAAGTGAAATACTAGTCGTTGAGAGCTATGTGAGTCTATCCAAAGTTTCGTACTTGCTGACTAACCAAAATTCAGAAAATCTCAATAATGAAATTGTTATTGTTCAAGACGGTTGTTATTTAGGTGTTGGCAGTTTGCGTGATCTGTTAAAAAGAATAACCGATCTAAAAATACAAAATGCTACCTACTCTAACCCGCTGACCCTGTTGCCTGGTAATGTTCCAATTAACAATGAAGTGAATCGGCTACTTAAGCAAGCTTGCAATTTTAGAGTGGCGTATTTTGATATTAATGATTTTAAACCGTTTAATGACTACTACGGTTATGCGCGTGGAGATCAGGTCATTCAGCTGTTAGGGGGAGTGATTAAGCAGCACGCGGGACATGCTGAGAACTTCATTGGGCATATTGGGGGGGATGACTTCGTTGTAGTGTTTACTTGTGATCACTGGGAAAGGAGTTGCCAAGCAATACTAGAAGATTTTGCTGAACAAGCTAAAGGCTTGTATGCTCCTAAAGAGCGTGAAGAGGGGGGATTGTGGGCGCTGACACGTAATCAAGAAAGTGTTTTTCATGGTATGTTAAGTCTAGCGATTGGTGTAGTGCACCCAGATGCGTTTGCTTGTAATAGTCACTTGGAAGTTTCCGAGCTTGCGGCTGAAGCAAAAAAAGAAGCAAAAAATATGGCGGGTGATGCTTTGTTTATTTCTCGTCGCCGTAAAATTAGAATGTTTTATCAGCAGTCGTAAATGGAGGGTAGCTAAGCATTGATTAAGTATGCGCCTAGCTTAAGGCAGAGGGCGTTATAGAAATTTATAGCTTGGTATGACTTCGTTATTGCGCTTTATCTGCATGGTGTGTTTAATTCAATTTACAAAACTGACCGCCTCTTAGAGGATAGACGTAATACGTTATTTGGGCCTTCAGTACTAATCAGACTATACTGACATATAATTCATATCCCTGCTGTTCTGTTTGTTTTTGCGAATATCGATAGAATCTAATGCCCTGTGTTCTATTCATTTTAATGGAGAGTAGTCAATGAACAAGCACTGGAGTCCTGCATTTAGCGCTGCTGATTTTGAGATAAAAGAAGACACAGTAATCTGTGAAAGTTTTTACCAGATGCGAGAAGTAAAGATACGTCACCAGCGTTTTGAAGGTGGGAAGATCGAGTTGACAAGAGACCTCTTTTGGAGGCCTGATGCAGTGTGTGTGCTGCTTTATGATCCTGCTCGTGATGTTGTGGTTTTGATTGAACAGTTTCGTATAGGTACTATCGATCACCCTCGTAGCCCGTGGTTGCTTGAACTTGTTGCGGGCCTTGTTGAGCCTGGAGAAACCATTGAAGACGTGGCGCGGCGAGAGAGCCTTGAAGAAGCCGGAGCGAAAATATTACAACTTGAACATATCAGTCGGTTTACTCCAAGCCCTGGTGGGGCCAGAGAATATGTTGATCTGTACTGTGGTTGTGTAAATAGTGATGGCTTAGGCGGTGTTCATGGCCTAGAAGGCGAGGGGGAAGATATTAAAGTGCACTTATTCCCTGTGGATACTGCGGTAGCGATGCTGAAAACGGGTGATGTTGATAATGCGGCGGCGATTATCGCAATACAATGGTTGCAGCTAAATCACGCAATAATAAAAGAAAAGTGGAGCGTTGATACGGTATGAAACGTAAGTATGTACCTGACCTAACGCGGCAAATGGCCATCTGTGAGGTGAACTATGCCCGCTTGAATAAATTGATGCCTGACTTAGAAGAGTGCGATATGCGCGAGTTTAGTTTGGTTTGTGGCGAGCATCAGACACAAATACGGATTGAGGTTGAAGAGCGTTTTGTTTACACCACGACCTTACAAATTTCACAGCAGGACGATAGTTGCTCATCATGGTTAGAGTCACCGGCACTAGTCGTTAGGCTTTATCACGATGCAAATATGGCAGAAGTCATCTGTCTGAAGCGTCGCCGTCAACTATCTGGTGCTTACCCGTATCCTAACCGCGAAATGCATCAGCCCGATGAAAAAGTACAGCTGAATAACTATCTAGGCGAGTGGCTCAGTCATTGTCAGCAGCATGGCCAGTTTATCGAACCTGTTTTTACCGCCTGATGAGTATGCTGCGTATTATTCAAGTCACCGACTGTCATCTGCAGTCGAGTAAAGATGATCTATTCAAAGATGAAAATCCGGAGCAGCGTCTACTAGCGGTTCTGGATGATGTGAAAGCAAATTATCATTATCCTGAGTTCATACTACTGACGGGTGACCTCGCTCATCACGGTTACAGTGCTGCTTATGAACGGTTGCAGTCCTATACAAAGGATATGGCGACAGCGGTTCGTTGGATTCCGGGCAACCATGATGATGCAGGTAAAATGCTGGAATACCAAAGTCTCTCAGGAAAGGTTTTAGTGGAGGGCGCATGGTGCATCATTCTATTGGATTCTACTTCCAAACCCGATGGTGTTGGTGGCGGTACGCTTAGTTGTGCTCAGCTGTCTTGGTTAGATGACGTTGTAGCTGAATATCCCGAGCATTACTTACTTATTGGTATGCACCATCCTCCGGTTAAAGTGGGTAGTCGTTGGCAAGATGCCATTATGTTGGCTAATGCTGAGGCTTTTTGGGCGCAAGTGAGCGCGTATGACAAACTAAAACTCGTACTATGTGGGCACCTTCATCAAGAGCATCAAATAATCCATGACGGCGTGAGTGTTTTGGTCGCACCGGCAACGGCTCCTCAGTTTGCAGTCGGTACCGATGCTCCACTAGTCGAGTCAGGTGGGGTTCTCTCTTTGCCAGGCTATAGGGTGCTTGATCTGCTGGATGATGGTGGGTTTGAGACAATCGTTAAGCGAGTCTCTCTCTGAGCTTGCATCCCATTGAAACCTTAGGTAACTTCTCTTAAACACTGTAAGGATAACCAGTATGCTGTCGCCTTTATTTATCTATGTGCATGGTTTTAATAGCTCGCCGGATTCAATAAAGGCGCGCTTATTTGGGGATTTTCTTAAAGCGAGTTACAAAGGTGCCGATATCGGTGATTATGCGGTGCCAGCATTATCACATTGGCCGCTAAAAGCGGTAAAACAGCTAGAAGTACTGATAACTGAAAACCCACAGCGTCAAGTTGTATTAATAGGAAGCTCATTGGGCGGGTTTTATAGCCTATGGTTAACAGAGCGTTTTAAAAATTGCACGGCAGTACTGGTGAACCCAGCGATCTATCCTTATCATTTGTTAGCTGAGTGGCTAGGGGACAATGAAAACCTATATACGCATGAGCGTTATACGTTAACGCGGGAACACTTAGCTCAGCTAGAAGCATTAACTGTGGATAAGGTGGTAGATCCTCAGCGTTATCTATTATTGACGCAAACAGCGGATGAGACGTTAGATTATCGTGAAGCGGTTGATTTTTTTGACAAATCCCCAGCGTTTATTCAGCCTGGTGGTAGTCATGGTTTCGATCAGTTCGAAAAGCTGATTCCTGCAATTATCAGCTTTTCCCAAGGGCAGCTATCCTTGCCAGAAGCGACCCCTTTACCTTCTTTTATAGAGTGACAGGAAACAATAAATAGATGTCGACGCAATATACAGCTGATTCGATAGAAGTATTAAGTGGGCTGGACCCGGTTAAACGACGTCCAGGTATGTATACAGAGACTGACCGTCCTAACCATCTAGCACAAGAAGTTATTGATAACTCGGTCGATGAGGCTTTGGCAGGACATGCCAAGCAGATCGATGTAGTACTGCATAAAGATGGATTCTTATCTGTAAGTGATGACGGACGTGGTATGCCTGTTGATCTTCACCCTGAAGAGGGCGTTAGTGGAGTTGAACTGATCCTCACTCGCTTACATGCAGGCGGTAAATTTAATAATGACAACTACAACTACTCTGGTGGTTTACATGGTGTGGGTGTCTCTGTTGTTAACGCCTTGTCTAAGCTGCTTGAAGTACAGATTAAGCGCGATGCTAAAGTGTATAAGATCGGCTTCGCTGATGGTTTTAAGGTTTCTGAGCTGGAAGTGATTGATACCTGTGGTAAGCGTAATACGGGGACTACCGTTCGCTTTTTAGCGGATCCTCAGTATTTTGACTCGCCAAAATACAGCGTTTCCCATCTTAAGCATAATTTGCGTGCTAAAGCCGTTCTTTGTCCAGGACTAAAAGTTACTTTTACGGATCAAAGTAGCGGTAAAAATGAAAAGCAAGAGTGGTATTACGAAGACGGACTTAGTGCGTATCTTCGTGGAACAACACAGGTATTTGAAACCATCCCTGAAGAGCCTTTTGTTGGGTCCTTGCAAGGAGAAGAAGACGCTGTTGAGTGGGCAGTACAATGGTTGCCAGAAGGTGGTGAGCTAACCTGTGAAAGTTTTGTTAACCTCATTCCAACGGTGCAAGGCGGTACGCATGTTAATGGGTTTAGAACCGGCTTACTTGAAGCGATGCGTGAGTTTTGTGAGTTCCGTAACTTGTTACCGCGAGGTGTCAAATTAACGGCTGATGATATCTGGGAGCGATGTGCTTTTATCCTCTCAGCAAAAATGCGCGATCCTCAATTCTCAGGCCAAACTAAAGAGCGACTCTCCTCACGTCATATTGCTGCCTTTATCTCTGGATCTGCTAAGGATGCTTTTTCGCTGTGGCTAAATAGCCATGTTGAGGAGGGGGAGAAGCTGGCAGAAAGCGTTATTGCTAATGCCCAGAAACGTTTACGCTCCAGTAAAAAAGTAGTGCGTAAGAAAATTACTCAAGGCCCAGCACTTCCTGGTAAATTGGCAGACTGTGCTGGATCAGAAACGATGCGTTCCGAACTATTTTTAGTGGAAGGTGATTCTGCTGGTGGTTCTGCCAAACAAGCGCGTGATCGTCAATTTCAGGCAATTATGCCGCTACGCGGGAAAATTCTGAATACGTGGGAAGTTGATTCCGGAGAGATTCTGTCGTCACAGGAGATTCACGATATCTCCGTGGCTGTTGGGGTTGAACCCGGTTCGGATAACTTGGAGGGTTTGCGTTACGGAAAGATCTGTGTGTTAGCCGATGCCGACTCTGATGGTGCACATA
This genomic interval carries:
- the recJ gene encoding single-stranded-DNA-specific exonuclease RecJ, which gives rise to MKHVTIHRRAVPNEHSPIFKEVPSALARIYAARGIQSKQQLGRNLKELLPDTQMKGMDAAVSRLLQAVKANESIMIVGDFDCDGATSTAVAVLGLRMMGATNIDYLVPNRFEYGYGLSPEIVDVAFTQSPQLLVTVDNGISSVEGVARANQLGMDVVVTDHHLAGHVIPQAVAIVNPNQPGCSFEAKSTCGVGVIFYVLIALRRALQAESWFEGSGMPAPNLASLLDLVALGTVADVVALEHNNRTLVYQGLQRIRAGYARPGLLALIEIAGRRKERLVASDLGFAVAPRLNAAGRLEDMSIGIECLLADDPEYARELAQTLDQLNLDRRAIEQDMQQQALSWLDEMHFDIDTLPYGVCLYDEGWHQGVVGILASRIKDRTHRPVIAFAPGENGEIKGSARSIPGLHIRDALDQIASRFPELISKFGGHAMAAGLTIAATGLERFREVFDEVVREQLSKEDLEQRLETDGVLQATDMTLALAENIREAGPWGHQFPEPLFDGVFRVLQQRIVGQRHLKIVLMERDSGLALDGIQFNTDLAVWPDENINSVRAVYKLDVNEFRGQQSVQLMIEYLEPVVEK
- a CDS encoding PAS domain-containing protein, which produces MLLKNIAKTICWQFSLVFFFLLMNVSTLVKADLGYTPTVLVINSYHQGFPWSDGIYSGFKKVIDGAGFPIDLHVEYLDTKRFSSKIMFPLAAALMAEKSANNFDAIVVTDNNALSFLMKYRQSHFAEIPVVFVGVNSYSKDLIGNDQFITGIAETTAPDANYQLLMSLHPDMTEVVLLSDATPTGLAEQQRFVKAAQPYVSKFSTRSITDWTLSELKLQLSALEPGTVVFRLPLHRDKEGLSMTLKESVRILLENSPVPIYSAWDTAIAEGIVGGYVATSVLQGKVAGQYLLEILNGKPVAELPVILESPAEPVFNGISAQKYAIDKKSIPEDSVILNPVKAKELSDYLIIPIVFLLVVLSGFIFQWRRKKNELSLLNDEFEHVVDETLLLRTLMNSNPDHIYAKGLDGRYLDCNQAFAEFIGQPRESVIGKRVEDFFTTENVNLSNEQDAEVFSKDKVTCKEIWVRGLSSADQLIECVKTPLKNSDDKVIGLLAVNREITSRHFENALLKQNTRVLDMLIRGVSLSNILSEIVKGIESVYSNSLCSILLLDKEKNT
- a CDS encoding NUDIX domain-containing protein, which produces MNKHWSPAFSAADFEIKEDTVICESFYQMREVKIRHQRFEGGKIELTRDLFWRPDAVCVLLYDPARDVVVLIEQFRIGTIDHPRSPWLLELVAGLVEPGETIEDVARRESLEEAGAKILQLEHISRFTPSPGGAREYVDLYCGCVNSDGLGGVHGLEGEGEDIKVHLFPVDTAVAMLKTGDVDNAAAIIAIQWLQLNHAIIKEKWSVDTV
- the nfo gene encoding deoxyribonuclease IV, with the protein product MAELKPYYIGAHVSAAGGVENAPLNAKKLSANAFAFFTKNQRRWDAKPLTTRSISLFKERCQKLGFSSEQILPHDSYLINLGHPEVDALDKSRLAFVDEIQRCQQLGLKYLNFHPGSHLRVLSEAESLDRVSESINFALSETDDVIAVIETTAGQGSNLGYNFSQIAQIIDGVFDKQRVGVCIDTCHIFAAGYPLNTYAECQSTFSEFAEKVGFEYLCGMHLNDSKVALGARVDRHHSLGQGEIGLEVFKFIMQDERFRGVPLVLETIDETVWAEEIQMLRSFSVHQ
- a CDS encoding GGDEF domain-containing protein, with amino-acid sequence MQSSILQLPFSEDEQLLSSILEMGGVTTYFQPIFDLLNGDVIGHEALSRGPEGSALYSADKLFKTAVAYGRLHELELLCREKSLQQFSELALPGKLFLNISASLLSSSDHQKGMTLALLDSLKISRDRIVIELSEQHPYDHFGLSRASVEYYRHMGFKIAIDDLGVGYSGLRLWSELQPEYVKIDKHFISGVDKDTVKREFVRSIIAIANSLKCEIIAEGIETHAELELLLELGVARGQGYLLGYPVQVPDQFQNKLLLNKARRIKQKMRLEAEETVLSLVQPVPAVNENAQLRELDLAFKKNPALHVIPVLDNGAPIGVVRRHDLLELFSTQYGRALNESRSVSRLLKSEILVVESYVSLSKVSYLLTNQNSENLNNEIVIVQDGCYLGVGSLRDLLKRITDLKIQNATYSNPLTLLPGNVPINNEVNRLLKQACNFRVAYFDINDFKPFNDYYGYARGDQVIQLLGGVIKQHAGHAENFIGHIGGDDFVVVFTCDHWERSCQAILEDFAEQAKGLYAPKEREEGGLWALTRNQESVFHGMLSLAIGVVHPDAFACNSHLEVSELAAEAKKEAKNMAGDALFISRRRKIRMFYQQS
- a CDS encoding EAL domain-containing protein, with product MSGAAPSLPAFYSDAVNGLAIGEGVGACGTAASTGEMVISADIQNDPCWADFKELTAKAGLASCWSQPIFGSSHEILGTFAIYHGYPHQPNNDHIAMMEQASQLVSLALERKQVEGDLQKLSRAVEQSPTMVLITDERGKIEYVNEEFTDVTGYSLDEVRGKTPAILNAGETAPEFYKEMWDVILEGHDWHGEIRNKTKSGQPYWSMLSISPILDETHTITHFIGVSEDISAQKKTLEQIEQLAFYDPLTLLGNRRLFKEQLDIELKKAKRNSTIFALFYLDLDNFKQINDTLGHDAGDRLLQAIAGRLKGTLRQSDLIARIGGDEFIVLLADVAGAAEVASVANKLLQAISQPVLLGSSEVKATVSLGITMVPTDGDDWAVLMKNADLAMYRAKHKGRNNFQFFTHEMNDEVVNRASMEQELRNALNNKEFCVHYQPQWSILKELQPVCLEALVRWNHPERGQVSPAEFIPVAEDLGLIVELGEWVLNEACSQGRLLIDAGYSIRMAVNLSMRQFFDPELLNKIKKALELHGFPASLLELEITESMIMEEVDVVVDTLHQLKLLGVSLSIDDFGTGYSSLSYLKRLPFDHLKVDGSFVRDIPQDKSDMEITSAVIAMAHKLGLKVIAEGIETHEQMAFLRENGCEMGQGFLLARPAPLDDIMKYLDVEMDSLGD